A region of Deinococcus aestuarii DNA encodes the following proteins:
- a CDS encoding ABC transporter substrate-binding protein, with translation MLNRRTLAPRLLSLVTLALVGGALAAPKKVTGYGSLGVTDGKPGGTYTLILGDSPQSLNYYGVIDNNLGLIAQQLFDGLVEFNYATYRVEPALAESWTVSPDGRTYTFRLRQGVRWSDGQPFTADDVVFTYSQIIMNPEARAGDAASFKLDGKQVEVRKVNANTVQFVLPRPSPAFLLQMRSFVMPKHKLVKFSQEGGAKAADINNAWPGNVAESEVVGTGPFRLGNYTAGQKVTLVKNPNYWKVDARGTQLPYLGQLEFLIIRDPQAQVAQFLAGNVDQLNITGAQFPDLKGREVAGAPFKVTRSTALFGSPPFVAYNFDAKDPALARVFGDVRFRRAMQSALNRERIIDTVYNGLASLPGHGVAPVNRDWYANTTRQLGAFDLRAAGAALDALGLRDTNGDGIREVARGKNLEFDLTYGTDSSVYPAIATIIQSDFAKAGVKVNLKGILSRNLLSTGQSGDWEMILHAFGDQPDPELRKPIWQPGGALYYWHRSLQPAQDGAAPNLTRMQPWERQIYTIFNDAATTTDRSQRKALYTRWQLLFAQNLPVTPLAKPENIGAISNKYGNYIYNLGVIPGYNPVPLIYQK, from the coding sequence ATGCTCAACCGACGCACCCTCGCCCCCCGTCTGCTCAGCCTTGTCACGCTCGCCCTCGTGGGGGGTGCCCTGGCCGCGCCCAAGAAGGTCACGGGCTACGGCTCCCTGGGCGTCACCGACGGCAAGCCCGGCGGCACGTACACCCTCATCCTCGGGGACAGCCCGCAGAGCCTGAACTACTACGGCGTGATCGACAACAACCTGGGACTCATCGCCCAGCAGCTCTTCGACGGGCTGGTGGAATTCAACTACGCCACCTACCGGGTCGAGCCCGCCCTCGCCGAGTCGTGGACGGTGAGCCCCGACGGGCGGACATACACCTTCCGGCTGCGCCAGGGCGTGCGGTGGAGCGACGGCCAGCCCTTCACTGCCGACGACGTGGTGTTCACGTACAGCCAGATCATCATGAATCCGGAAGCCCGCGCCGGGGACGCCGCCTCCTTCAAGCTCGACGGCAAGCAGGTCGAGGTGCGCAAGGTCAACGCGAACACCGTGCAGTTCGTGCTGCCGCGTCCCAGCCCGGCCTTCCTCCTCCAGATGCGCTCGTTCGTCATGCCGAAGCACAAGCTGGTGAAGTTCTCGCAGGAGGGCGGGGCCAAGGCCGCCGACATCAACAACGCCTGGCCGGGCAACGTGGCCGAGTCCGAGGTCGTCGGCACCGGCCCCTTCCGGCTGGGCAACTACACGGCGGGCCAGAAGGTCACGCTCGTCAAGAACCCGAACTACTGGAAGGTGGACGCCCGGGGCACCCAGCTTCCGTACCTGGGCCAGCTCGAATTCCTGATCATCCGCGACCCGCAGGCCCAGGTCGCGCAGTTCCTGGCGGGAAACGTGGATCAACTGAACATCACGGGCGCGCAGTTCCCCGACCTCAAGGGCCGCGAGGTGGCGGGCGCCCCCTTCAAGGTGACGCGCTCGACCGCCCTCTTCGGGAGCCCACCCTTCGTGGCGTACAACTTCGACGCGAAGGACCCCGCGCTCGCCCGGGTCTTCGGCGACGTGCGCTTTCGCCGCGCGATGCAGAGTGCGCTGAACCGCGAGCGCATCATCGACACGGTGTACAACGGCCTGGCGAGCCTGCCGGGGCACGGGGTCGCGCCGGTCAACCGCGACTGGTACGCCAACACCACCCGGCAGCTCGGCGCCTTCGACCTGCGGGCGGCGGGGGCGGCCCTCGACGCGCTGGGGCTGCGGGACACGAACGGCGACGGCATCCGCGAGGTCGCCCGGGGCAAGAATCTGGAGTTCGACCTCACCTACGGCACCGACTCCTCCGTCTACCCCGCCATCGCCACGATCATCCAGAGCGACTTCGCCAAGGCGGGCGTGAAGGTGAACCTGAAGGGCATCCTCTCCCGCAACCTGCTCTCGACCGGGCAGAGCGGCGACTGGGAGATGATCCTCCACGCCTTCGGCGACCAGCCCGACCCCGAACTGCGCAAGCCGATCTGGCAACCCGGCGGCGCCCTGTACTACTGGCACCGCAGCCTCCAGCCCGCGCAGGACGGCGCCGCGCCCAACCTGACCCGGATGCAGCCCTGGGAGCGCCAGATCTACACCATCTTCAACGACGCGGCGACCACCACCGACCGCAGCCAGCGCAAGGCGCTCTACACCCGCTGGCAGCTCCTCTTCGCCCAGAACCTGCCGGTGACGCCGCTCGCCAAGCCCGAGAACATCGGCGCGATCAGCAACAAGTACGGCAACTACATCTACAACCTCGGGGTGATCCCGGGGTACAACCCGGTGCCGCTCATCTATCAGAAGTGA
- a CDS encoding HU family DNA-binding protein, translated as MTKKSTKAPAKKPAAAKGSTRGAAKAQRDDVNEASAGGNGGDARGGSGKVAKTQLVEQVADKTGLTKKQSEEAVSAMLGVVVDAIRSGKSVGLPGLGTLSVKATAARTGVRPGTSEKIQIPAGKKVAFKVASTLKGSLGGDAAGAD; from the coding sequence ATGACGAAAAAGTCAACGAAGGCCCCCGCCAAGAAGCCTGCCGCCGCCAAGGGCTCCACGCGGGGCGCGGCCAAAGCCCAGCGCGACGACGTGAACGAGGCGAGCGCGGGCGGGAACGGTGGCGACGCCCGGGGCGGCAGCGGCAAGGTCGCCAAGACGCAGCTTGTGGAGCAGGTCGCCGACAAGACCGGCCTGACCAAGAAGCAGAGCGAGGAGGCCGTGAGCGCGATGCTGGGCGTGGTTGTGGACGCGATCCGCAGCGGCAAGAGCGTGGGCCTGCCCGGCCTGGGTACCCTGAGCGTCAAGGCCACCGCCGCGCGCACCGGGGTCAGGCCCGGCACGAGCGAGAAGATCCAGATTCCCGCGGGCAAGAAAGTCGCCTTCAAGGTCGCCTCCACCCTCAAGGGCTCGCTGGGCGGCGACGCGGCGGGCGCCGACTGA
- a CDS encoding ABC transporter permease yields MTTVPAPSTPTAPSPWAMAWRRYRKSRLGVIGGWLLILLYALALFSPFLAPYAITTQHEEASYQPPQRVHLVHEGQLRAPFVYGFKQERDPVTFARRNVEDRENPVPIRLFVRGDEYRFLGVRSTLHLFGVPEGNTFFPLGTDQLGRDLLSRTLVGGQVSLTVGVIGVLISFAIGIVLGGISGYYGGWTDNLIQRTVEVLLSFPRLPILLALSTLIPARWPSTWVYLGIVAVLALIGWAGLARVVRGQVLAARNVEYVTAAQAIGARDLRVILRHITPNLSSFLVVTATLALPGYILGESALSFLGLGIKEPMTSWGLLLKDAQNFQTLRLYPWLLIPGLFIFLAVLAFNFFGDALRDAADTQSRG; encoded by the coding sequence GTGACGACCGTTCCCGCTCCTTCCACTCCGACGGCTCCCTCTCCCTGGGCGATGGCGTGGCGGCGTTATCGCAAGTCCCGGCTGGGCGTGATCGGCGGCTGGCTGCTGATCCTCCTCTACGCCCTGGCGCTGTTCTCGCCCTTCCTCGCCCCCTACGCGATCACCACCCAGCACGAGGAGGCGAGCTACCAGCCGCCGCAGCGGGTCCACCTGGTGCACGAGGGGCAACTGCGCGCGCCCTTCGTGTACGGCTTCAAGCAGGAGCGCGATCCCGTCACCTTCGCCCGCAGGAACGTGGAGGACCGCGAGAATCCGGTGCCCATCCGCCTCTTCGTGCGGGGGGACGAGTACCGCTTCCTGGGCGTCCGGTCCACCCTCCACCTCTTCGGGGTGCCGGAGGGGAACACCTTCTTCCCGCTCGGCACCGACCAACTGGGGCGCGACCTCCTTTCGCGCACGCTCGTCGGCGGGCAGGTCAGCCTGACGGTGGGCGTGATCGGGGTGCTGATTTCGTTCGCCATCGGCATCGTGCTGGGCGGGATCAGCGGGTATTACGGCGGCTGGACCGACAACCTGATCCAGCGGACGGTGGAGGTGCTGCTCTCCTTTCCGCGCCTGCCCATCCTGCTCGCGCTCTCGACGCTGATTCCCGCACGTTGGCCGAGCACCTGGGTGTATCTGGGGATCGTGGCGGTCCTTGCCCTGATCGGCTGGGCGGGGCTCGCGCGGGTGGTGCGCGGGCAGGTGCTCGCCGCGCGGAACGTGGAGTACGTGACGGCCGCGCAGGCCATCGGCGCCCGCGATCTGCGGGTGATCCTGCGGCACATCACGCCGAACCTGAGTTCCTTCCTCGTCGTGACGGCCACGCTCGCGCTGCCGGGTTACATCCTGGGCGAGAGTGCGCTGAGCTTCCTGGGGCTGGGGATCAAGGAGCCGATGACCTCGTGGGGCCTCCTGCTCAAGGACGCGCAGAACTTCCAGACTTTGCGGCTCTACCCGTGGCTGCTGATCCCCGGCCTCTTCATCTTCCTGGCGGTGCTCGCCTTCAACTTCTTCGGGGACGCGCTGCGCGACGCGGCGGATACCCAGAGCCGGGGCTAG
- a CDS encoding ABC transporter permease — protein MLTYTLRRLLGMIPTLLVISAVCFTVIKLQPGSFTDQYLEDPRFTRETAAAISRQLGLDQPALVQYGRWLWGVVTRLDFGYSFLQNRPVVSVIGDLLGWTVFISLITLLFTWIIAVPLGLYTAFNRHGFAASVANFLGYVGLAIPDFLAALLLVALVLQLGGTNVGGLFSPDYIDAPWSWARVLDLLNHLWIPVLAIGLEGVAGLMRQMRASTLDVLSQDYIRTARAKGLPQNRVIWRHAVRNAINPLITLAGLSLPTLISGTIIISIVLNLPTIGPLLYDSLVNKDQYTALTLLMLSAFLLLVGNLLADLALAWADPRVRYG, from the coding sequence ATGCTGACCTACACCCTGCGCCGACTCCTCGGCATGATTCCCACCCTGCTCGTGATCAGCGCCGTGTGCTTCACGGTGATCAAGCTCCAGCCGGGCAGCTTCACCGACCAGTACCTCGAAGACCCGCGCTTCACCCGTGAGACGGCGGCGGCGATCAGCCGTCAGCTCGGGCTCGACCAGCCCGCTCTCGTGCAGTACGGGCGCTGGCTGTGGGGCGTGGTGACGCGACTGGACTTCGGGTACTCCTTCCTGCAAAACCGGCCTGTGGTGAGCGTGATCGGCGACCTGCTGGGCTGGACGGTCTTCATCAGCCTGATCACGCTGCTCTTCACGTGGATCATCGCCGTGCCGCTGGGGCTGTACACGGCCTTCAATCGGCACGGCTTCGCGGCGAGCGTGGCGAACTTCCTGGGCTACGTGGGGCTCGCCATCCCCGACTTCCTGGCCGCCCTCCTCCTCGTCGCGCTCGTGCTGCAACTCGGGGGGACGAACGTGGGCGGCTTGTTCAGTCCCGATTACATCGACGCGCCGTGGTCGTGGGCCAGGGTGCTCGACCTGCTCAACCACCTCTGGATTCCCGTGCTCGCCATCGGGCTGGAGGGTGTGGCGGGGCTGATGCGGCAGATGCGGGCCTCGACGCTCGACGTGCTGAGCCAGGACTACATCCGCACGGCGCGGGCGAAGGGGCTGCCGCAGAACCGGGTGATCTGGCGCCACGCCGTCCGCAACGCGATCAATCCCCTGATCACCCTCGCGGGCCTGAGCCTGCCGACCCTGATCAGCGGCACGATCATCATCTCCATCGTCCTCAACCTGCCCACCATCGGGCCGCTGCTGTACGACAGCCTCGTCAACAAGGACCAGTACACGGCGCTGACCCTGCTGATGCTGAGCGCTTTCCTGCTCCTGGTCGGCAACCTGCTCGCCGATCTCGCGCTGGCGTGGGCGGACCCGCGCGTGAGGTACGGGTGA
- a CDS encoding long-chain-fatty-acid--CoA ligase — translation MTQDGLMSAPTESAQGSATRYWPAGKPRTLTLPQVGLMHNLRVSAERYPDKTALWFYGREVSYRELREGAERLAGHLKAQGVGKGDRVAVWMQNSPAWALAAHAAWQLGAVVVPLAPMLQAREFGFFLQDAGIRVGVVGAELYEKAKQGGLAHAVVANVMHGTDAGRAGVPLPDGLDMTPTLQGGDVTLEEALEAHPAPAAEVGPDDLCVMPYTSGTTGLPKGCMHTHRSVQANVFGAGVWVDGSVEDVYLATLPFFHVTGFVNSLLAPLMGGGRVVVMARWDRDVARTLIREQGVTVWTNTATMVIDLMGSPNFDPSHLGTLRSVTGGGASLPAAVGQRLFDLTGITFAEGYGLSETMAQTHTNPKDRPKLQCLGIPIFGVDARVVDLDTDRELAPGGVGEIVIHGPQVMQGYWNRPEATAEAFTELDGKRFFRSGDLGYMDEEGYFFFTDRLKRMVNVSGMKVWPAEVENLLHGHPAVQEACVIAVPDERTGERARALIVLKPGQEVSGKDIEAWARDVMATYKVPRDYQFVGSLPRGATGKVAWRQLQEQARAQMQG, via the coding sequence ATGACCCAAGACGGCCTGATGTCCGCCCCCACCGAAAGCGCCCAGGGAAGCGCGACCCGCTACTGGCCCGCGGGCAAGCCGCGCACCCTGACCCTGCCGCAGGTGGGCCTGATGCACAACCTGCGCGTCAGTGCCGAGCGCTACCCCGACAAGACGGCCCTGTGGTTTTACGGGCGCGAGGTGAGCTACCGGGAGCTGCGCGAGGGGGCCGAGCGCCTCGCCGGGCACCTGAAGGCGCAGGGCGTCGGGAAGGGCGACCGCGTGGCCGTGTGGATGCAGAACAGCCCCGCCTGGGCGCTCGCCGCGCACGCCGCGTGGCAGCTCGGGGCGGTCGTGGTGCCGCTCGCGCCCATGCTCCAGGCGCGCGAGTTCGGCTTCTTTCTTCAGGACGCCGGGATCCGCGTCGGGGTGGTGGGCGCCGAGCTGTACGAGAAGGCCAAACAGGGGGGCCTCGCGCACGCGGTCGTGGCGAACGTCATGCACGGCACCGACGCGGGGAGGGCCGGAGTGCCTCTGCCCGACGGGCTGGACATGACGCCCACCCTTCAAGGGGGGGACGTGACGCTGGAGGAGGCCCTGGAGGCCCACCCCGCCCCCGCCGCCGAGGTAGGTCCGGACGACCTGTGCGTGATGCCGTACACCAGCGGCACGACGGGCCTCCCGAAGGGCTGTATGCACACCCACCGCAGCGTGCAGGCGAACGTCTTCGGGGCCGGGGTGTGGGTGGACGGCAGCGTGGAGGACGTGTACCTCGCGACCCTGCCCTTCTTCCACGTGACGGGGTTTGTCAACAGCCTCCTCGCGCCGCTGATGGGCGGGGGCCGGGTCGTGGTGATGGCCCGCTGGGACCGCGACGTGGCCCGCACGCTCATCCGCGAGCAGGGCGTGACCGTCTGGACGAACACCGCCACGATGGTGATCGACCTGATGGGCAGCCCGAACTTCGATCCCTCGCACCTGGGGACCCTGCGCAGCGTGACGGGGGGCGGCGCGTCCCTTCCCGCCGCGGTCGGGCAGCGGCTGTTCGACCTCACCGGGATCACCTTCGCGGAAGGCTACGGCCTCAGCGAGACGATGGCGCAGACGCACACCAACCCCAAGGACCGCCCCAAGCTGCAATGCCTGGGCATCCCGATCTTCGGGGTGGACGCGCGGGTGGTGGACCTCGACACGGACCGGGAGCTTGCGCCCGGCGGCGTCGGCGAGATCGTGATCCACGGCCCGCAGGTCATGCAGGGCTACTGGAACCGCCCCGAGGCGACCGCCGAGGCCTTTACCGAGCTGGACGGCAAGCGGTTTTTCCGCTCGGGCGACCTGGGCTACATGGACGAGGAGGGCTACTTCTTCTTCACCGACCGCCTCAAGCGCATGGTGAACGTTTCGGGCATGAAGGTCTGGCCCGCCGAGGTCGAGAATCTGCTGCACGGCCACCCCGCCGTGCAGGAGGCTTGTGTGATCGCCGTGCCCGACGAGCGCACCGGCGAGCGGGCCCGCGCCTTGATCGTCCTCAAGCCCGGCCAGGAGGTCAGCGGCAAGGACATCGAGGCCTGGGCGCGCGACGTGATGGCGACCTACAAGGTGCCGCGCGACTACCAGTTCGTCGGGTCCCTGCCGCGCGGCGCGACCGGCAAGGTGGCGTGGCGTCAGCTTCAGGAGCAGGCGCGGGCGCAGATGCAGGGATAG
- the murQ gene encoding N-acetylmuramic acid 6-phosphate etherase has protein sequence MTTDPRPTEGLHPDHPDLDRLDPLRLVQAFADDQRWAVEAVRAAAPALARVVAAALPRLERGGRLVYVGAGTSGRLGVLDATELTPTFSWPPERAVPLIAGGERAVRQAVEGAEDRAGAGAGDVRAAGAGPDDVLIAVAASGTTPYVLGAVAAARDLGALTVGMANNPNTPLLAAAEHAVLLDTGPEVISGSTRLKAGTAQKIALNTLSSALMVRLGKVYGNLMVDVRATNAKLEARAVRLTRHATGAGEAQAREALTAASGRVKTAVVMLRLGVDAGEAEARLAAAGGHARIALGEG, from the coding sequence ATGACGACCGACCCGCGCCCGACCGAGGGCCTGCACCCCGACCACCCCGACCTTGACCGGCTGGACCCTTTGCGCCTCGTGCAGGCCTTCGCCGACGACCAGCGGTGGGCGGTGGAGGCGGTGCGCGCGGCGGCCCCGGCCCTGGCCCGGGTGGTGGCGGCGGCCCTGCCCCGCCTGGAACGCGGCGGTCGGCTCGTGTACGTGGGGGCGGGCACGAGTGGGCGGCTGGGCGTGCTCGACGCGACCGAACTCACCCCGACCTTCTCCTGGCCGCCCGAGCGGGCCGTGCCGCTGATCGCCGGGGGTGAGCGCGCGGTCCGGCAGGCGGTCGAGGGGGCAGAGGACCGCGCGGGGGCGGGGGCGGGGGACGTGCGGGCGGCGGGCGCCGGGCCGGACGACGTTCTCATCGCGGTCGCGGCGAGCGGCACGACCCCCTACGTTCTGGGCGCGGTGGCGGCGGCCCGCGACCTCGGGGCGCTGACGGTCGGGATGGCGAACAATCCGAACACGCCTCTCCTCGCCGCCGCCGAGCACGCCGTCCTCCTCGACACCGGGCCGGAGGTCATCAGCGGCAGCACGCGGCTGAAGGCCGGGACCGCGCAGAAAATCGCCCTGAACACCCTGTCGAGCGCCCTGATGGTGCGGCTGGGCAAGGTGTACGGCAACCTGATGGTGGACGTGCGGGCGACCAACGCCAAGCTGGAGGCCCGTGCCGTGCGCCTGACCCGCCACGCGACCGGCGCGGGGGAGGCGCAGGCACGGGAGGCCCTGACGGCGGCGAGCGGGCGCGTCAAAACCGCCGTCGTGATGCTGCGGCTCGGGGTGGACGCGGGCGAGGCCGAGGCGCGGCTCGCGGCGGCGGGCGGACACGCGCGGATCGCCCTGGGGGAAGGGTGA
- a CDS encoding anhydro-N-acetylmuramic acid kinase, whose protein sequence is MTAPRILGLMSGTSADGIDAALLELPEWPALGSGGRWPGLPEGVPRGHVVEHVFTPFPPELRAAVIAAMRDEASAAELTQLHWWLGEALAEAALPLCPSADLIASHGQTIQHHPRPDPARGWARPATLQLGEAAVIAARTGKPVVADFRPADVAVGGLGAPLVPFADWALFGQPVIRRAVHNLGGISNLTYLPGAYQPGVLAFDTGPGNCLIDEVAGLNGQTHDEGGRLAAAGQVHEETLAAWLTHPELQLPPPKATGREVWTLARLPSPADLSLPDLAATATVFTARTVAGAYRRWVVPHGLDEIVVAGGGARNPVLMAALRAALSPIPVLTFEEVGWAAHGFTDATREAAAFAFLGYARAQGWANVLPHVTGARVAVSAGKVLRPPPEEPR, encoded by the coding sequence ATGACCGCGCCCCGCATCCTCGGCCTGATGAGCGGCACGAGCGCGGACGGGATCGACGCGGCGCTGCTGGAATTGCCGGAGTGGCCCGCCCTGGGAAGCGGGGGGAGGTGGCCCGGTCTGCCGGAAGGCGTGCCGCGCGGGCACGTCGTGGAGCACGTCTTCACCCCCTTTCCTCCTGAGCTTCGTGCGGCGGTCATCGCAGCAATGCGGGACGAGGCCAGCGCGGCGGAGCTGACCCAACTCCACTGGTGGCTGGGCGAGGCGCTGGCGGAGGCGGCCCTCCCGCTCTGTCCATCCGCCGACCTGATCGCCTCGCACGGGCAGACCATCCAGCACCACCCACGGCCCGACCCGGCGCGCGGCTGGGCCCGGCCCGCCACCCTCCAACTCGGGGAGGCGGCGGTCATCGCGGCGCGGACGGGAAAGCCCGTCGTCGCCGACTTCCGCCCGGCAGACGTGGCGGTGGGAGGGTTGGGTGCCCCTCTGGTCCCCTTCGCCGACTGGGCGCTGTTCGGGCAGCCGGTGATTCGGCGAGCCGTCCACAACCTCGGCGGGATCAGCAACCTGACGTATCTGCCGGGCGCCTATCAACCGGGCGTCCTTGCCTTCGACACCGGCCCCGGCAACTGCCTCATCGACGAGGTGGCGGGCCTGAACGGGCAGACCCACGACGAGGGCGGGCGGCTCGCGGCGGCGGGGCAGGTTCACGAGGAGACGCTGGCCGCCTGGCTCACGCACCCCGAGTTGCAGCTTCCTCCCCCCAAGGCGACCGGGCGCGAGGTCTGGACGCTCGCCCGCCTCCCCTCCCCCGCCGACCTGAGCCTCCCCGACCTCGCGGCGACGGCGACGGTCTTCACCGCGCGCACGGTCGCGGGCGCCTACCGCCGCTGGGTCGTTCCGCACGGCCTGGACGAGATCGTGGTGGCGGGGGGCGGGGCGCGTAACCCGGTCCTGATGGCGGCCCTGCGCGCGGCCCTCTCCCCCATTCCCGTATTGACCTTTGAGGAGGTGGGCTGGGCGGCGCACGGCTTCACCGACGCCACGCGCGAGGCGGCGGCCTTCGCCTTCCTGGGCTACGCGCGGGCGCAGGGGTGGGCGAACGTTTTGCCGCACGTCACGGGAGCGCGGGTGGCCGTGAGCGCCGGGAAGGTTCTGCGGCCGCCCCCGGAGGAGCCACGATGA
- a CDS encoding serine hydrolase domain-containing protein produces MIPQRTRDLLDQAVEKQGLCGAALGVVDTDGRGETYGLGWAAREPEPLPLDEGTWWDLASLTKPLFTARELLRAVEEGLLDLDDPIEAHLPDLAWMQDTPLRARTLRQLLTHTAGLPAWTPLYTWGDAATIRARLLQEPWPLAEPGEIVYSDLGYLLLGTVLERTRGLSLRAFKLEEGLTFAPDPEHTAATERCPWRGRVLRGETHDENAWALGGVAGHAGLFGTLAGVLTQAEGLLRGGWLSPAAQAAATRPQAAGRSLAFVSAQPGWSGGSLCGGRAFGHTGFTGTGLWVEPERGLAWVLLSNRVHPSRHGTLDIQALRRAVGNTLLAAHG; encoded by the coding sequence GTGATTCCGCAGCGCACGCGGGACCTGCTCGACCAAGCTGTCGAGAAGCAGGGCCTGTGTGGAGCGGCCCTTGGCGTGGTGGATACGGACGGGCGAGGGGAGACCTACGGGCTGGGCTGGGCAGCCCGCGAACCCGAACCTCTGCCCTTGGACGAGGGGACGTGGTGGGACCTCGCCAGCCTCACCAAGCCCCTCTTCACCGCGCGGGAACTCCTGCGGGCGGTCGAAGAGGGCCTGCTCGACCTCGACGACCCAATCGAAGCCCACCTCCCCGACCTCGCGTGGATGCAGGACACACCGCTGAGGGCCCGCACCCTGCGTCAACTCCTGACCCACACGGCGGGCCTTCCCGCCTGGACGCCGCTCTATACCTGGGGCGACGCAGCGACGATCCGCGCCCGGCTGCTTCAGGAGCCCTGGCCGCTGGCCGAGCCGGGAGAGATCGTCTACAGCGACCTGGGCTATCTGCTGCTGGGCACCGTGCTGGAGCGGACACGCGGCCTCTCCCTGCGGGCGTTCAAGCTGGAGGAGGGCCTGACCTTTGCCCCCGACCCGGAGCACACCGCCGCCACCGAACGTTGCCCCTGGCGCGGGCGGGTGCTGCGCGGCGAGACGCACGACGAGAACGCCTGGGCGCTCGGCGGGGTGGCGGGGCACGCGGGCCTGTTCGGCACGCTCGCCGGGGTGCTGACGCAGGCCGAAGGGCTCCTGCGGGGGGGCTGGCTCTCCCCCGCCGCGCAGGCCGCCGCCACCCGTCCCCAGGCCGCGGGCCGCTCCCTCGCCTTCGTGTCCGCTCAGCCGGGCTGGAGCGGGGGCAGCCTCTGCGGCGGGCGGGCCTTCGGGCACACCGGCTTCACGGGCACGGGGCTGTGGGTGGAGCCGGAGCGCGGCCTCGCGTGGGTGCTCCTGAGCAACCGGGTCCACCCCTCACGGCACGGCACGCTCGACATCCAGGCGCTGCGGCGGGCGGTGGGGAACACGCTGCTCGCCGCGCACGGCTAG